A genomic window from Actinomycetota bacterium includes:
- a CDS encoding cold-shock protein produces the protein MSQRGTVKWFSDEKGFGFISQESGEDVFVHHSGILGTGFKSLTEGQIVEFDVTQGQKGLQASNVRPA, from the coding sequence ATGAGTCAGCGTGGAACCGTAAAGTGGTTCAGCGATGAGAAGGGCTTCGGCTTTATCTCACAGGAGTCCGGCGAGGACGTTTTCGTGCACCACAGCGGAATCCTTGGAACCGGTTTCAAGTCGCTCACCGAGGGTCAGATTGTCGAGTTCGACGTCACCCAGGGTCAGAAGGGCTTGCAGGCGAGCAACGTTCGCCCCGCATAA
- a CDS encoding sulfate ABC transporter ATP-binding protein — protein MSIEIRDVGKKFGNFVALDDVSVSIPTGRLTALLGPSGGGKSTLLRIIAGLENADSGRVEIEGHDATNLPAQKRNVGFVFQHYAAFKHMTVFRNVAFGLEIRKRPKAEIRERVHELLELVHLDQFSDRLPSQLSGGQRQRMALARALAVKPTVLLLDEPFGALDAKVRKELRDWLRRLHDEVPVTTVFVTHDQEEALEVADEIVVINKGRIEQIGRPDQLYDEPANEFVMRFLGPVTKLGNAYVRPHDIELHVTDPGLALSGEVTRVVRVGYEVRVEVETGGQVVLLTRTRREYQALGLSIGSRVWVKPVAGAPMRTPGGPAPTGDLLAI, from the coding sequence TTGAGCATCGAGATCCGGGACGTCGGCAAGAAGTTCGGCAACTTCGTGGCCCTCGATGACGTGTCGGTGAGCATCCCGACCGGCCGTCTGACCGCTCTGCTGGGGCCCAGCGGCGGCGGCAAGTCCACGCTGCTGAGAATCATCGCCGGCCTGGAGAACGCCGACTCGGGACGGGTGGAAATCGAGGGGCACGACGCCACCAACCTGCCCGCCCAGAAACGCAACGTCGGGTTCGTGTTCCAGCACTACGCCGCCTTCAAGCACATGACGGTGTTCCGCAACGTGGCTTTCGGCCTGGAGATCCGCAAGCGCCCGAAGGCCGAGATCCGCGAGCGGGTCCACGAGCTTCTCGAACTGGTCCACCTGGACCAGTTCTCCGACCGCCTACCGTCCCAGCTCTCCGGCGGCCAGCGCCAGCGGATGGCTCTCGCTCGGGCACTGGCGGTGAAGCCGACGGTGCTGCTGCTTGACGAGCCCTTCGGAGCCCTGGACGCCAAGGTCCGTAAAGAACTTCGCGACTGGCTCCGACGTCTCCACGACGAGGTGCCCGTGACGACGGTCTTCGTCACCCACGACCAGGAGGAAGCCCTCGAGGTGGCCGATGAGATCGTCGTGATCAACAAGGGCCGCATCGAGCAGATCGGCCGTCCCGACCAGCTCTACGACGAGCCGGCCAACGAGTTCGTCATGCGTTTCCTGGGGCCGGTGACCAAGCTTGGGAACGCCTACGTCCGGCCGCACGACATCGAGCTGCACGTCACGGACCCCGGGCTGGCGCTTTCGGGTGAGGTCACTCGGGTGGTGCGGGTCGGCTACGAGGTGAGGGTCGAGGTCGAGACCGGCGGCCAGGTCGTCCTGCTGACCAGGACCCGGCGCGAGTACCAGGCGCTCGGCCTGTCGATCGGATCGAGGGTTTGGGTCAAGCCCGTCGCCGGCGCCCCGATGAGGACGCCCGGTGGGCCGGCGCCGACCGGCGACCTGCTTGCCATATGA
- a CDS encoding sulfate ABC transporter permease subunit, with protein sequence MVTAYLFFLVAWPLYLVVQNTFAGGFDGVRGILTDPDVVHALRLTLVVAVTSVVINTVFGVGISLLLVRYEFPGKRALSALLDLPLSVSPIVVGLSLVLVYGGRGGWFGPALEDLGLQVIYATPGIVLATAFVALPLMIREVVPVLEEIGIEEDQAARSLGANAAQRFRRITLPAIRWAVVYGVVLSFARSLGEFGAVKVVSGNVLGLTRTATLVVEEKYLNFDRGGAYATAFLLALVSVACIVIVSIIRPNNQEAL encoded by the coding sequence ATCGTCACCGCCTACCTGTTCTTCCTGGTGGCCTGGCCCCTGTACCTGGTGGTTCAGAACACCTTCGCTGGCGGATTCGACGGGGTCCGGGGGATCCTCACCGACCCCGACGTCGTCCACGCGTTGCGACTGACCCTCGTCGTCGCAGTCACTTCGGTGGTCATCAACACCGTTTTCGGCGTCGGGATCTCGCTCCTGCTGGTCCGCTACGAGTTTCCGGGCAAACGTGCGCTCAGCGCCCTGCTCGACCTCCCGCTTTCGGTCTCCCCGATCGTCGTAGGGCTGTCGCTGGTCCTCGTCTACGGCGGCCGCGGCGGCTGGTTCGGCCCGGCGCTCGAAGACCTGGGGCTGCAGGTCATCTACGCCACGCCCGGCATCGTCCTGGCAACCGCATTCGTCGCCCTGCCTCTCATGATCAGGGAGGTGGTCCCGGTTCTGGAGGAGATCGGCATCGAGGAGGACCAGGCCGCCCGGAGCCTGGGGGCAAACGCCGCTCAAAGATTCCGCCGGATCACCCTCCCGGCCATCCGCTGGGCGGTGGTCTACGGGGTGGTCCTCAGCTTCGCCCGGTCGCTCGGCGAGTTCGGGGCGGTCAAGGTCGTCTCGGGAAACGTGCTCGGCCTGACCCGGACCGCCACGCTCGTGGTTGAGGAGAAGTACCTCAACTTCGACCGGGGCGGCGCCTACGCCACCGCCTTCCTGCTGGCGCTGGTCTCGGTGGCCTGCATCGTGATCGTCTCGATAATCCGACCCAACAATCAGGAGGCACTTTGA
- the cysT gene encoding sulfate ABC transporter permease subunit CysT encodes MTAATTIARPARKRRPVRVGRINRVTGLGLGMAMIWFSLLVLLPLAAVVATGAGGGWAAFWQTITNQQTAAAIRLTVTQAALVTAVNVVMGTLIAWVLVRDNFFGKRALEVLIDIPFALPTIVAGLVLLSLYGPAGPLGVNVANRQSAVFLAFLFVTLPFVVRMVQPVLAELDPEIEEAAASLGAGRPTTFRRIVLPSIAPAIAAGAALSFARGVSEYGSLVLLSGNLPFRTEVTSVRILSSVENNNLPGAAAVATVLLVISLAVIVALDVIQRRISRRG; translated from the coding sequence ATGACCGCGGCAACCACGATTGCGAGGCCGGCGCGAAAACGCCGGCCCGTGCGGGTTGGGAGGATCAACCGGGTTACGGGCCTGGGTCTCGGAATGGCGATGATCTGGTTCAGCCTGCTTGTGCTTCTCCCCCTTGCGGCCGTGGTCGCCACTGGGGCCGGCGGAGGCTGGGCGGCGTTCTGGCAGACGATCACGAATCAGCAGACTGCGGCGGCGATCAGACTGACCGTCACCCAGGCGGCTTTGGTGACCGCCGTGAACGTGGTCATGGGCACCCTCATCGCCTGGGTCCTGGTCCGCGACAACTTCTTCGGAAAGCGGGCCCTGGAGGTCCTCATCGACATCCCCTTCGCGCTGCCTACGATCGTTGCCGGGCTGGTGCTCCTGTCGCTCTACGGCCCTGCCGGCCCGCTCGGAGTGAATGTCGCCAATCGCCAGTCGGCGGTCTTCCTGGCGTTCCTGTTCGTCACGCTGCCCTTTGTCGTCCGCATGGTGCAGCCTGTGCTAGCCGAGCTTGATCCGGAGATCGAGGAGGCTGCCGCCTCCCTCGGCGCCGGCCGCCCGACGACCTTTCGCCGGATCGTCCTGCCGAGCATTGCCCCGGCCATCGCCGCCGGCGCGGCCCTGTCCTTCGCCCGGGGCGTCAGCGAGTACGGGTCCCTGGTCCTGCTGTCGGGCAACCTCCCGTTCCGCACGGAGGTCACGTCGGTGAGGATCCTGAGCAGCGTGGAGAACAACAACCTGCCCGGGGCGGCTGCGGTGGCGACGGTCCTGCTGGTCATCTCGCTGGCGGTGATCGTGGCCCTGGACGTCATCCAGCGAAGGATCTCCCGCCGTGGTTGA
- a CDS encoding sulfate ABC transporter substrate-binding protein, which produces MKRRVVRAAGAVVAALMTMTACGGSASGPDDASGGSGGSGETISIVGFAVPEAANKAIAAEFVKTDEGEGVTFETSYGASGDQSRAVVAGLRADYVHFSVASDVTRLVDEDLVDESWDDGGNRGVVSSSIVVFAVREGNPKNIEDWDDLIKPGVGIVTPNPGSSGAARWNALAAYGQVIESGGSEQEATAYLDSFFKNVVALPGSGRDATTAFLGGTGDVLMAYENEAILAHQNGERFDYIIPETTLLIENPGAVLKDAPPAAEDFLEFVLSEHGQKQFALKGFRPVIDGVEFGEVEGANDPSNPYPAVKNLLTVEEDFESWSALSDKFFDEENGIVTKAIAASGKAG; this is translated from the coding sequence TTGAAGAGACGAGTAGTGCGAGCGGCCGGCGCGGTTGTTGCGGCCCTGATGACGATGACTGCGTGTGGAGGCAGTGCTTCGGGTCCGGACGACGCTTCCGGCGGTTCCGGCGGTTCCGGCGAAACCATCTCGATCGTCGGGTTTGCGGTTCCCGAGGCGGCGAACAAGGCGATCGCTGCGGAGTTCGTAAAGACCGACGAGGGCGAAGGTGTCACCTTCGAGACCTCCTACGGGGCGTCCGGCGATCAGAGCCGGGCGGTCGTCGCAGGTCTCAGAGCCGACTATGTCCACTTCTCGGTCGCCAGCGACGTAACCCGGCTGGTCGACGAGGACCTGGTCGACGAGAGCTGGGACGACGGCGGCAACAGGGGGGTCGTTTCTTCGTCGATCGTTGTGTTCGCGGTCCGTGAGGGCAACCCCAAGAACATCGAGGACTGGGACGACCTGATCAAACCCGGCGTCGGAATCGTCACCCCCAACCCCGGCTCCTCCGGCGCCGCACGCTGGAACGCCCTGGCCGCCTACGGCCAGGTGATCGAGAGCGGCGGCAGCGAACAGGAGGCAACCGCCTACCTGGACTCGTTCTTCAAGAACGTGGTTGCCCTGCCGGGCAGCGGCCGGGACGCGACGACCGCATTCCTCGGCGGCACCGGCGACGTCCTGATGGCCTACGAGAACGAGGCGATCCTGGCCCACCAGAACGGTGAGCGGTTCGACTACATCATCCCGGAGACCACGCTCCTGATCGAGAACCCGGGAGCGGTGCTAAAGGACGCTCCCCCGGCCGCGGAGGACTTCCTCGAGTTCGTGTTGAGCGAGCACGGCCAGAAACAGTTTGCGCTCAAGGGCTTCCGCCCGGTGATTGACGGAGTCGAGTTCGGCGAAGTCGAAGGAGCCAACGACCCGTCCAACCCCTACCCCGCGGTGAAGAACCTGCTCACCGTCGAGGAGGACTTCGAAAGCTGGAGCGCCCTCTCGGACAAATTCTTCGATGAGGAGAACGGGATTGTCACCAAGGCGATAGCGGCCTCCGGGAAAGCCGGATGA
- a CDS encoding DUF6578 domain-containing protein, whose amino-acid sequence MNVPIWVSAWELECCQPDATVGEPWVASVVGLKPPDPWWAEHASEPVPDEVRKLGVVDLEGTAASVTLHERSAIVDLGGVRVIVPGVRSSGEVAVKGRLWLDAHEHPEYQGAGGLEWRGVVTRIRGIRLIYQPVTVYLAIPVRQEEPVDLRSTSDRRDPAMADRGFSEFLIDLDTA is encoded by the coding sequence ATGAACGTGCCCATATGGGTTTCGGCCTGGGAGTTGGAGTGCTGCCAGCCCGACGCCACCGTCGGCGAGCCGTGGGTAGCATCGGTGGTGGGGTTGAAGCCCCCCGATCCGTGGTGGGCGGAGCACGCCTCCGAGCCGGTGCCGGACGAGGTGCGAAAGCTGGGCGTCGTCGACCTCGAGGGCACTGCGGCGTCGGTGACGCTGCACGAACGGTCGGCCATCGTCGACCTCGGCGGTGTCAGGGTCATCGTCCCCGGCGTCCGGAGCTCGGGCGAGGTTGCGGTGAAGGGCCGCCTCTGGCTCGATGCCCACGAGCACCCCGAGTACCAGGGCGCCGGCGGGTTGGAGTGGCGGGGCGTCGTGACCCGCATTCGGGGGATTCGTCTGATCTATCAACCGGTCACCGTCTACCTGGCGATCCCCGTGAGGCAGGAGGAGCCCGTAGACCTGCGTTCTACCAGCGACCGCAGGGACCCGGCGATGGCCGATAGGGGCTTCTCGGAGTTTCTGATCGACCTCGACACCGCGTAG
- a CDS encoding acylphosphatase, producing MPENRVRSHIWVAGRVQGVFFRQETARKARSRGVAGWVRNLPDGRVEAVLEGLREDVAAVVEWAGAGPPMAHVEHVEVEVETPQGESGFRIR from the coding sequence ATGCCGGAAAACAGGGTGAGGTCCCACATCTGGGTCGCAGGACGGGTGCAGGGCGTGTTCTTCCGGCAGGAGACCGCCCGGAAGGCCCGGTCGCGCGGGGTTGCCGGCTGGGTGCGCAACCTGCCCGACGGGCGGGTCGAAGCGGTCCTGGAGGGTCTGCGGGAGGACGTGGCTGCGGTGGTGGAGTGGGCGGGCGCCGGTCCGCCGATGGCGCACGTCGAGCATGTGGAGGTCGAGGTAGAGACCCCCCAGGGCGAAAGCGGCTTTCGTATCCGCTGA
- a CDS encoding DUF427 domain-containing protein, translating to MFKPKRIEPGPGQESVWDYPRPPRIEVCRRLVTVNFAGRQVARSDRALRVLETAGAPTIYIPSSDIDLECLRPAGGRGSWCEWKGAATYFDLVADGQQSPKAAWTYPKPTPSFTQLADHFSFYPARTDGCYLDDELVEPQPGGFYGGWVTADIVGPIKGEPGSLLW from the coding sequence ATGTTCAAACCCAAAAGGATCGAGCCGGGTCCGGGGCAGGAGTCGGTCTGGGACTACCCGAGGCCTCCCCGGATCGAGGTGTGCCGCCGGTTGGTGACCGTGAACTTCGCCGGCCGTCAGGTCGCCCGATCCGACCGGGCGCTGCGGGTGCTGGAGACCGCCGGCGCCCCCACAATCTACATCCCGTCCTCGGACATCGACCTCGAGTGCCTGCGACCGGCGGGTGGTCGGGGAAGCTGGTGCGAGTGGAAGGGAGCCGCCACGTACTTCGACCTGGTCGCCGATGGGCAGCAAAGCCCGAAGGCAGCGTGGACCTACCCGAAGCCGACCCCTTCGTTCACGCAGCTGGCCGATCACTTCTCCTTCTACCCGGCGCGCACCGACGGCTGCTACCTCGACGACGAGCTGGTGGAGCCGCAGCCCGGCGGCTTCTACGGCGGCTGGGTGACCGCGGACATCGTCGGGCCCATCAAGGGCGAGCCGGGCAGCCTGCTCTGGTAG
- a CDS encoding protein kinase — MPEEPTLIHERFQIESLIARGGMATVFKGTDLTLGRTVAIKILSEELAEDPSFVARFRLEAQAAASLTHPNIVAVYDTGSDGDTHYIVMEYLEGRTLHQILNEDGTVPPEEVASIGAEVAQALAEAHEKGIVHRDVKPGNIMISRNGTAKVMDFGIAKAATAGNLTQVGSILGTVAYLSPEQARGEPVDGRSDIYSLGALLYQMLTGNLPLKGDTYVEMVHKLNNQDPPRPSETNPGIPSKMDAVIMRALAKDPRDRYQTGSEMAAELLDSMQPEGTAAFAPFPVETDKTAVAPVAHVRRDEATRVMPAATAAPVRRVSQAPPPGSNTGKTLIGIAAIIALLAIAFVMFNSLNNTTNNDPEPTPSVTTSSVAPPPAPRPAPRPAPAPAPAPAPAPVEPPPAPVEPPPAPVDPPPAPVDPPPAPVDPPPAPEAVGVPLLEG, encoded by the coding sequence TTGCCGGAAGAACCGACGTTGATTCACGAACGATTCCAAATCGAGTCGTTGATCGCTCGCGGGGGCATGGCCACCGTCTTCAAGGGGACCGACCTCACTCTCGGCCGCACGGTGGCCATCAAGATCCTGTCCGAGGAGCTGGCGGAGGACCCAAGCTTCGTCGCCCGGTTCCGGCTGGAAGCCCAGGCGGCCGCCTCGTTGACCCACCCGAACATCGTTGCGGTGTACGACACCGGGTCCGACGGCGACACCCACTACATCGTCATGGAGTACCTGGAGGGCCGCACCCTGCACCAGATCCTCAACGAGGACGGAACCGTTCCGCCTGAGGAGGTCGCCAGCATCGGCGCCGAGGTCGCCCAGGCACTGGCCGAGGCGCATGAGAAGGGCATCGTCCACCGGGACGTGAAGCCGGGCAACATCATGATCAGCCGCAACGGGACCGCCAAGGTCATGGACTTCGGCATCGCGAAGGCAGCTACGGCGGGGAACCTGACGCAGGTCGGGTCGATTCTCGGCACCGTCGCCTACCTCTCACCGGAGCAGGCCAGGGGTGAACCCGTCGACGGGCGCTCCGACATCTACTCCCTCGGAGCGTTGCTTTACCAGATGCTCACGGGAAACCTCCCCCTCAAGGGCGACACCTACGTGGAGATGGTCCACAAGCTCAACAACCAGGACCCCCCGAGGCCCTCGGAGACGAACCCGGGCATCCCCAGCAAGATGGATGCGGTGATCATGCGCGCCCTGGCGAAGGATCCCCGCGACCGGTACCAGACGGGGTCCGAGATGGCGGCGGAGCTGCTCGACAGCATGCAGCCGGAGGGCACCGCGGCCTTTGCGCCGTTCCCGGTTGAAACCGACAAGACGGCCGTCGCGCCGGTGGCTCATGTTCGCAGGGATGAGGCTACCCGGGTCATGCCGGCGGCCACGGCCGCCCCGGTTCGCCGCGTGAGCCAGGCGCCCCCTCCGGGCAGCAACACCGGCAAGACCCTCATCGGCATCGCCGCGATCATCGCCCTGCTGGCCATAGCCTTCGTGATGTTCAACAGTCTCAACAACACGACCAACAACGATCCGGAGCCCACGCCTTCGGTTACTACGTCGTCCGTTGCCCCGCCCCCGGCGCCGAGACCTGCACCCCGTCCGGCGCCCGCCCCCGCTCCGGCGCCCGCCCCTGCACCGGTTGAGCCTCCGCCTGCACCGGTGGAGCCGCCGCCGGCCCCGGTGGACCCGCCGCCGGCTCCGGTGGACCCGCCGCCCGCCCCGGTGGACCCGCCGCCCGCCCCCGAGGCTGTAGGGGTGCCGCTGCTGGAAGGCTGA